A stretch of the Lolium perenne isolate Kyuss_39 chromosome 3, Kyuss_2.0, whole genome shotgun sequence genome encodes the following:
- the LOC139837961 gene encoding uncharacterized protein — translation MELIKDYDLGIHYHPGKANVVADALSREPCSLNALIKVALPKLYEELEEFGLELVSHGFLANLELQPTLFDQIKEAQVGHESIEGIKRRMDREEVPGFTIDVKGVLWYKGRLCVPNIEDLKQLIMKEAHDSPYSIHPEEPKCIKT, via the coding sequence ATGGAACTTATCAAGGACTACGATCTCGGTATTCATTATCATCCCGGTAAAGCCAATGTCGTAGCTGATGCCCTTAGCCGAGAGCCATGTTCGCTGAACGCCCTGATCAAGGTTGCTCTACCCAAGCTGTATGAAGAACTTGAGGAGTTCGGCCTCGagttggttagccatggtttccTGGCAAACCTTGAGCTGCAGCCTACTTTGTTtgatcagatcaaggaagctcaagtGGGTCATGAAAGTATTGAAGGAATCAAGCGTAGGATGGATAGGGAAGAAGTTCCTGGTTTCACCATTGATGTCAAAGGAGTTTTGTGGTACAAGGGACGCCTCTGTGTACCTAATATCGAAGACTTGAAGCAACTCATcatgaaggaagctcacgacagCCCCTACTCAATCCACCCAGAGGAACCAaaatgtatcaagacctga